A window from Mycolicibacterium tokaiense encodes these proteins:
- the aroB gene encoding 3-dehydroquinate synthase produces the protein MTDVPVTVEVAVNPPYPVVIGTGLLGELGEQVSGAHRVAILHQPTLTQTAESIRNYLVEKGIDAHRIEIPDAEAGKDLPVVGFIWDVLGRIGVGRQDVVISLGGGAATDLAGFAAATWLRGVSIVHVPTTLLAMVDAAVGGKTGINTEAGKNLVGSFHQPRAVLVDLATLETLPRNELVAGMAEIVKAGFIADPVILDLIEADPEAAVDPSKDVLPELIRRSIAVKAEVVAADEKESALREILNYGHTLAHAIERRERYRWRHGAAVSVGLVFAAELGRLAGRLDDATAARHRSVLQLLGLPVSYDADALPQLVEYMAGDKKSRAGVLRFVVLDGLAKPGRLEGPDPALLAAAYSEVAS, from the coding sequence ATGACTGACGTCCCGGTGACCGTCGAGGTGGCGGTGAACCCGCCCTATCCGGTGGTGATCGGCACGGGATTGCTCGGTGAGCTGGGCGAGCAGGTCAGCGGCGCCCACAGAGTGGCGATCCTGCATCAGCCCACCCTGACCCAGACCGCCGAATCCATTCGTAACTACCTGGTGGAGAAGGGGATCGATGCGCACCGCATCGAGATCCCGGACGCCGAGGCGGGCAAGGACCTACCCGTCGTCGGCTTCATCTGGGACGTGCTGGGCCGCATCGGGGTGGGACGTCAAGATGTGGTGATCAGCCTGGGCGGCGGTGCGGCCACCGACTTGGCAGGCTTCGCCGCGGCCACCTGGCTGCGCGGGGTCTCGATCGTGCACGTGCCCACCACGCTGCTGGCGATGGTGGACGCCGCCGTCGGCGGCAAGACCGGCATCAACACCGAGGCGGGCAAGAACCTGGTGGGCTCGTTCCACCAGCCCCGGGCGGTGCTCGTCGACCTGGCCACCTTGGAGACCCTGCCCCGCAACGAGCTGGTGGCCGGCATGGCCGAGATCGTCAAGGCGGGGTTCATCGCCGACCCGGTGATCCTCGACCTCATCGAAGCCGACCCCGAGGCTGCCGTCGACCCGTCCAAAGACGTTCTACCTGAACTGATCCGACGCTCCATCGCAGTGAAGGCCGAGGTGGTGGCCGCCGATGAGAAGGAGTCGGCGCTGCGCGAGATCCTCAACTACGGCCACACCCTGGCCCATGCCATCGAACGTCGCGAACGCTACCGCTGGCGCCACGGCGCGGCAGTGTCGGTGGGACTGGTGTTCGCCGCGGAGCTGGGCCGCCTGGCCGGGCGCCTCGACGATGCGACGGCCGCGCGGCACCGCAGCGTGCTGCAGCTGCTCGGGCTGCCCGTGAGCTACGACGCCGACGCGCTGCCCCAGCTTGTCGAATACATGGCCGGGGACAAGAAGTCCCGCGCCGGTGTGCTGCGGTTCGTGGTGCTCGACGGCCTCGCCAAGCCGGGCCGACTGGAAGGGCCGGATCCGGCCCTGCTGGCGGCGGCCTACTCGGAAGTCGCCAGCTAG
- a CDS encoding MMPL family transporter, with amino-acid sequence MSLQTLTRWALQQPKRVLVLAALAAVAAAILGVPVASHLTAGGFLDPGAGSARANQTLTEVFGKGDVQLILVLGHPDGARADDVTAAGRRIVDVAQDNPNVLAVVSPWNTPQQAGAALYSDDGEHALVVLELRGGESQGPGYATDLVDAVNREVLTDFGAVTLQAGGSAMVFAQITGQTLRDVLIMESIAVPLSLLVLIWVFGGLLAASLPVVVAAVAIAGCLAVLRLIAVWADVSIFALNLTTALGFALAVDYTLLLVSRYRDEIADGADPDRAVRTTMSTAGRTIVFSALTVALSMATLVLFPIPFLRSFAYAGVATVVLCAVAALVLTPALIVVLGDRVVPRQGRHRRSAPESRFWHRSTAFVIRHALLLGVAGAALLVALGVPFLNAEWGNPDDRALPRSASAHQVGDVLREEFPSLSGTESIVVVDDANGLTDGDWQDYALAVSQIADVTAVSAPTGTYAQGRQVGPVTTGAEIRDGSAYLTVSGTAPLFSEAAENQLTSLRELGGPGGRSVLITGASAANSDSVAAIAGSLGPVLGLMAVVIFVLLFVLTGSVVLPLKALLLNTLSLTAAFGALVWIFQDGHLGALGTTPIGTLVATIPVLLFCIAFGLSMDYEVFLLARIREFWLRSSGSAEDQDRSVILGVAHTGKVVTAAALIMSISFAGLIAAQVSFMRMFGVGLVLAVLVDATLVRMVLLPALMHLLGRWNWWSPGPLRRLASTLPRQDG; translated from the coding sequence GTGAGCCTGCAGACGCTGACGCGGTGGGCGCTGCAGCAGCCCAAACGGGTGCTGGTGCTGGCGGCGCTGGCCGCCGTCGCGGCCGCGATCCTGGGTGTGCCGGTGGCCTCGCATCTGACCGCCGGCGGGTTCCTGGATCCCGGCGCCGGATCCGCGCGGGCCAACCAGACCCTGACCGAGGTGTTCGGCAAGGGCGACGTGCAGCTGATCCTGGTGCTCGGCCATCCCGACGGGGCGCGCGCCGATGACGTCACGGCAGCCGGCCGGCGGATCGTGGACGTGGCGCAGGACAATCCGAATGTCCTTGCAGTGGTGTCGCCCTGGAACACCCCGCAGCAGGCCGGCGCGGCGTTGTACTCCGACGACGGCGAGCACGCCCTGGTGGTCCTGGAGTTGCGCGGCGGTGAGAGCCAGGGGCCGGGGTATGCCACCGACCTCGTCGACGCCGTGAACCGAGAGGTGCTCACCGACTTCGGTGCGGTGACCCTGCAGGCCGGCGGTTCGGCGATGGTGTTCGCCCAGATCACCGGCCAGACGCTGCGTGACGTGTTGATCATGGAGTCCATCGCGGTGCCGCTGAGTCTGCTGGTGCTGATCTGGGTGTTCGGCGGGCTGCTGGCGGCGTCGCTGCCGGTGGTGGTGGCCGCGGTGGCGATTGCGGGGTGTCTGGCGGTGCTGCGCTTGATAGCAGTGTGGGCCGATGTCTCGATCTTCGCGCTGAACCTCACCACCGCACTGGGTTTCGCGTTGGCGGTCGACTACACCCTGCTGCTGGTGAGCCGCTACCGCGACGAGATCGCCGACGGTGCGGACCCCGACCGGGCGGTGCGCACCACCATGAGCACCGCCGGGCGCACCATCGTGTTCTCGGCGCTGACGGTGGCGCTGTCGATGGCGACGCTGGTGCTGTTTCCCATTCCGTTCCTGCGGTCTTTCGCCTACGCCGGGGTGGCCACGGTGGTGTTGTGCGCGGTGGCGGCGTTGGTGCTGACCCCCGCCCTGATCGTCGTGCTGGGGGACCGGGTGGTTCCCCGGCAGGGCAGGCACCGCCGCAGTGCGCCGGAGAGCCGGTTCTGGCACCGCAGCACCGCCTTCGTCATCCGGCACGCGCTGCTGCTGGGCGTGGCCGGCGCGGCCCTGCTGGTGGCACTCGGTGTTCCGTTCCTGAATGCCGAGTGGGGCAACCCCGACGATCGGGCGCTGCCGCGGTCGGCCTCGGCGCATCAGGTGGGTGATGTTCTGCGCGAAGAGTTTCCGAGTCTGTCTGGTACCGAGAGCATCGTTGTGGTGGACGACGCCAATGGGTTGACCGACGGTGACTGGCAGGACTATGCCCTCGCGGTGTCGCAGATCGCGGACGTGACCGCCGTGTCCGCCCCCACCGGCACCTATGCGCAGGGACGTCAGGTCGGGCCGGTGACCACAGGCGCCGAGATCCGCGACGGCAGTGCGTATCTCACGGTCTCGGGCACGGCGCCGCTGTTCTCGGAAGCAGCAGAGAACCAGTTGACGAGTCTGCGGGAGCTCGGCGGTCCCGGCGGCCGGTCGGTGTTGATCACCGGAGCCTCGGCGGCCAACAGCGACAGCGTGGCTGCGATCGCCGGATCGCTGGGCCCGGTGCTGGGCCTGATGGCGGTGGTGATCTTCGTGCTGCTGTTCGTGCTGACGGGCAGTGTGGTGCTTCCACTGAAAGCGTTGCTGCTCAACACGTTGTCGCTCACCGCTGCCTTCGGTGCGCTGGTGTGGATCTTCCAGGACGGCCATCTGGGTGCACTGGGGACCACCCCCATCGGCACCCTGGTGGCCACCATCCCGGTGCTGTTGTTCTGCATCGCCTTCGGCCTGTCGATGGACTACGAGGTGTTTCTGCTGGCCCGGATCCGCGAGTTCTGGCTGCGCAGTTCCGGCAGCGCCGAGGACCAGGACCGCAGCGTGATCCTCGGCGTTGCACACACCGGCAAGGTGGTCACCGCCGCCGCGCTCATCATGTCCATCTCGTTTGCCGGATTGATCGCCGCCCAGGTGTCGTTCATGCGGATGTTCGGCGTCGGCCTGGTGCTGGCAGTACTGGTGGACGCCACCCTGGTCCGGATGGTGCTGCTGCCGGCGTTGATGCACCTGTTGGGGCGGTGGAATTGGTGGTCGCCGGGGCCGCTGCGCCGGCTGGCGAGCACGCTGCCCCGCCAGGACGGCTGA
- a CDS encoding B-4DMT family transporter, producing MAKWLLRGLVFAALMVVVRLFQGALINQFETRALLISAVLLAVYVVVVLLWGLVDGRGDARTNPDPDRRGDLAMIWLVAGLVAGVVSGAVSWFISMIYPDLYAGGLVNELTTFAAFTALLVFLPAIVAVAVGRWLVDRKAPPFQRRRDDDDRADTDVFAAVRDDRPETAEGTEATEQQSAVATAEREDTERKD from the coding sequence ATGGCGAAGTGGCTACTGCGCGGGCTGGTGTTCGCGGCGTTGATGGTCGTGGTCCGGCTGTTCCAGGGCGCGTTGATCAACCAGTTCGAGACCCGGGCGCTGTTGATCAGCGCGGTGCTGCTGGCGGTCTACGTCGTGGTGGTGCTGCTCTGGGGGCTCGTCGACGGCCGCGGCGACGCGCGCACCAACCCCGATCCGGACCGGCGCGGCGATCTGGCGATGATCTGGCTGGTCGCGGGCCTGGTGGCCGGCGTGGTCTCCGGTGCGGTGTCCTGGTTCATCTCGATGATCTACCCCGACCTGTACGCGGGCGGTCTGGTCAATGAGCTGACCACCTTCGCCGCGTTCACTGCCCTGCTGGTGTTCCTGCCTGCCATCGTGGCCGTGGCGGTGGGCCGCTGGCTGGTGGACCGCAAGGCGCCGCCGTTCCAGCGTCGTCGCGACGACGATGACCGCGCCGACACCGATGTGTTCGCCGCCGTGCGCGACGACCGGCCGGAAACGGCGGAGGGCACCGAAGCGACCGAGCAGCAGTCCGCGGTGGCGACCGCCGAGCGCGAGGACACCGAGCGCAAGGACTAG
- a CDS encoding shikimate kinase, with protein MAPKAVLVGMPGSGKSTIGRRLAKAMGVPLLDTDAKIVETAGRSIAEIFETEGEQGFRRIEEDVIRAALAEHDGILSLGGGAVTSPGVREALAGHTVVFLEIGAAEGIRRTTGGSVRPLLAGGDAAEKYRALMSERVPLYRRVATMRINTNRRNPGAVVRYLANRLENPAAARPARRRRRSPWRLTPSPPRCDRPEAGDAGGQAKPSVPPTPATPAALAARRAEARND; from the coding sequence ATGGCTCCCAAAGCTGTTCTGGTGGGTATGCCCGGCTCGGGCAAGTCGACCATCGGTCGGCGTCTCGCCAAGGCGATGGGAGTGCCGCTGCTGGACACCGACGCCAAGATTGTCGAGACGGCAGGCCGGTCCATCGCCGAGATCTTCGAGACCGAGGGAGAGCAGGGCTTCCGTCGCATCGAGGAGGACGTCATCCGGGCGGCGCTGGCCGAGCATGACGGCATCCTGTCCCTGGGCGGCGGTGCGGTGACCAGTCCCGGTGTCCGTGAAGCGCTGGCCGGGCACACCGTGGTGTTCCTGGAAATCGGTGCCGCAGAAGGGATCCGGCGGACCACCGGTGGTTCGGTGCGTCCGCTGTTGGCCGGCGGTGACGCGGCCGAGAAGTACCGCGCGCTGATGTCGGAGCGGGTTCCGCTCTATCGGCGGGTGGCCACCATGCGCATCAACACCAACCGTCGTAACCCCGGCGCGGTGGTCCGTTATCTGGCCAACCGGTTGGAGAACCCGGCCGCGGCCCGACCTGCGCGCCGGCGCCGCCGGTCCCCGTGGCGGTTGACGCCCTCGCCGCCCCGCTGCGACCGCCCCGAGGCCGGCGACGCCGGCGGCCAGGCCAAGCCCAGCGTTCCACCGACCCCAGCAACCCCAGCCGCTCTGGCGGCGCGACGTGCGGAGGCCCGCAATGACTGA
- the efp gene encoding elongation factor P — MASTADFKNGLVLNIEGQLWQITEFQHVKPGKGPAFVRTKLKNVLSGKVVDKTYNAGVKVETATVDRRDATYLYRDGSDFVFMDSEDYEQHPLSEQLVGRLSDFLLEGMAVQIAFNEGSPLYLELPVSVELVVTFTEPGLQGDRSSAGTKPATLETGAEIQVPLFINQGDKLKVDTRDGSYLGRVNG; from the coding sequence GTGGCATCGACTGCCGATTTCAAGAACGGGCTCGTCCTCAACATCGAGGGCCAGCTGTGGCAGATCACCGAATTCCAGCACGTCAAGCCCGGTAAGGGCCCGGCGTTCGTCCGGACCAAGCTGAAGAACGTGCTCTCGGGCAAGGTGGTCGACAAGACCTACAACGCCGGTGTGAAGGTCGAGACCGCCACCGTGGACCGTCGCGACGCCACTTACCTGTACCGCGACGGCAGTGACTTCGTGTTCATGGATTCCGAGGACTACGAACAGCATCCGCTCTCCGAGCAGCTGGTCGGCCGGTTGTCGGACTTCCTGCTCGAAGGGATGGCCGTGCAGATCGCTTTCAACGAAGGCTCGCCGCTGTACCTCGAGCTGCCGGTGTCGGTGGAGCTCGTCGTCACCTTCACCGAGCCGGGCCTGCAGGGCGACCGCTCCAGCGCGGGCACCAAGCCGGCCACGCTGGAGACCGGTGCCGAGATCCAGGTGCCGCTGTTCATCAACCAGGGCGACAAGCTCAAGGTCGATACCCGCGACGGAAGCTACCTGGGTCGCGTGAATGGCTGA
- the aroC gene encoding chorismate synthase — protein sequence MLRWTTAGESHGRALVAVIEGMVAGVRVTSGDIADQLARRRLGYGRGARMKFEKDQVTVLAGVRHGSTLGGPIAVEIGNTEWPKWETVMASDPVAAEDLDVARNAPLTRPRPGHADYAGMLKYGFDDARPVLERASARETAARVAAGTVAREFLRQALGVEVVSHVIAIGASEPYAGPPPEAADLAAIDDSPVRAFDKAAEAAMIAEIEAAKKDGDTLGGVVEVVVRGLPIGLGSFTSGENRLDGQLAAAVMGIQAIKGVEIGDGFETARRRGSQAHDEMYPGPDGVIRSTNRAGGLEGGMTNGQPLRVRAAMKPISTVPRALATVDMATGDEAVAIHQRSDVCAVPAAGVVVETMVALVVARAVLDKFGGDSLAETRRNIESYLDAIAAHEPARASG from the coding sequence GTGTTGCGTTGGACCACTGCTGGTGAATCTCATGGCCGCGCATTGGTGGCTGTGATCGAGGGCATGGTCGCCGGTGTGCGGGTGACGTCGGGGGACATCGCCGACCAGTTGGCCCGGCGCCGGCTCGGCTACGGCCGCGGCGCCCGGATGAAATTCGAGAAGGACCAGGTGACGGTGCTGGCTGGGGTGCGCCATGGCAGCACCCTGGGCGGACCGATCGCCGTCGAGATCGGCAACACCGAGTGGCCCAAGTGGGAAACCGTGATGGCCTCGGACCCGGTTGCGGCCGAGGATCTCGATGTGGCCCGAAACGCCCCGTTGACCCGGCCCCGGCCCGGCCACGCCGACTACGCCGGCATGCTCAAGTACGGCTTCGACGACGCCCGCCCGGTACTCGAGCGCGCCAGCGCCCGGGAGACCGCCGCCCGCGTGGCGGCCGGCACCGTGGCCCGGGAGTTCCTGCGCCAGGCGCTCGGTGTCGAGGTGGTCTCGCACGTCATCGCCATCGGCGCCTCCGAGCCGTACGCGGGCCCGCCACCCGAGGCCGCTGACCTGGCCGCCATCGACGACAGCCCGGTCCGCGCCTTCGACAAGGCCGCCGAAGCGGCGATGATCGCCGAGATCGAAGCCGCCAAGAAGGACGGTGACACCCTCGGCGGTGTGGTCGAGGTGGTGGTGCGCGGCCTGCCGATCGGACTGGGTTCCTTCACCAGCGGGGAGAACCGGCTCGACGGCCAACTGGCCGCCGCGGTGATGGGCATCCAGGCCATCAAGGGTGTGGAGATCGGCGACGGCTTCGAGACCGCCCGCCGCCGCGGCAGCCAGGCCCACGACGAGATGTACCCCGGCCCTGACGGTGTGATCCGCTCCACCAACCGGGCCGGCGGGCTGGAGGGCGGCATGACCAACGGCCAGCCGCTGCGGGTTCGCGCTGCGATGAAACCCATCTCCACCGTGCCGCGTGCGCTGGCCACCGTCGACATGGCCACCGGAGATGAGGCCGTGGCGATCCACCAGCGCTCCGACGTGTGCGCCGTGCCCGCTGCGGGCGTGGTGGTCGAGACCATGGTGGCGCTGGTGGTGGCCCGCGCCGTCCTCGACAAGTTCGGCGGCGACTCGCTGGCCGAGACCCGCCGCAACATCGAGTCCTACCTCGACGCCATCGCCGCCCACGAGCCCGCGAGGGCCTCGGGTTAG
- a CDS encoding M24 family metallopeptidase, whose protein sequence is MTHSQRRDNLSARITAFAEDRAVDAMLVTDLDNVRYLSGFTGSNAALLVFGDGRPAVLSTDGRYRMQAAQQAPDLEVVIERACGRYLAERAASDGVRRLGFESHVVTVDGFSVLERATTATLVRSSGAVEALREVKDDGEVALLRLACSAADAALTDLITQGGLRPGRTEKEVRRDLEALMLDHGADAASFETIVATGANSAIPHHRPTDAVLASGDFVKIDFGALVCGYHSDMTRTFVLDTAADWQREIYELVATSQRAGREALAPGVDLKAVDAASRQVIVDAGYGDTFTHGLGHGVGLQIHEAPGINASAAGTLLAGSAVTVEPGVYLPDRGGVRIEDTLVVGAQTPDLLTRFPKELQIV, encoded by the coding sequence GTGACACATTCCCAGCGACGCGACAACCTGAGTGCTCGGATCACCGCCTTCGCCGAGGACCGCGCGGTGGACGCGATGCTGGTCACCGACCTCGACAATGTGCGCTACCTGTCCGGTTTCACCGGTTCCAACGCCGCGCTGCTGGTCTTCGGCGACGGCCGCCCCGCCGTGTTGAGCACCGACGGCCGCTATCGAATGCAGGCCGCGCAGCAGGCCCCGGATCTCGAAGTGGTGATCGAACGGGCCTGCGGGCGGTACCTGGCCGAACGCGCAGCGAGCGACGGCGTGCGCAGGCTCGGGTTCGAAAGCCACGTCGTCACCGTCGACGGATTCAGCGTGCTGGAGCGCGCGACGACAGCCACGCTGGTGCGGTCCTCCGGCGCCGTCGAGGCGCTGCGTGAGGTCAAGGACGACGGCGAGGTAGCGCTGCTGCGGCTGGCGTGTTCGGCCGCTGACGCCGCCCTGACCGACCTGATCACCCAGGGTGGGCTGCGCCCCGGACGCACCGAGAAGGAGGTGCGCCGCGACCTGGAGGCGCTGATGCTCGACCACGGTGCCGACGCCGCGTCGTTCGAGACCATCGTGGCCACCGGCGCCAACTCGGCGATCCCGCACCACCGGCCCACCGACGCGGTGCTGGCCAGCGGCGATTTCGTCAAGATCGACTTCGGAGCGCTGGTCTGCGGGTACCACTCGGACATGACCCGGACCTTCGTGCTGGACACGGCGGCCGACTGGCAGCGCGAGATCTACGAACTGGTGGCCACATCGCAGCGCGCGGGCCGCGAAGCGCTGGCCCCCGGCGTCGACCTCAAGGCCGTCGACGCCGCATCGCGGCAGGTCATCGTGGATGCGGGCTATGGCGACACGTTCACTCACGGGCTGGGACACGGGGTCGGGCTGCAGATCCACGAAGCGCCGGGAATCAACGCCTCCGCCGCCGGTACACTTCTTGCTGGTTCTGCGGTGACCGTGGAGCCTGGTGTCTACTTGCCCGATCGCGGCGGTGTCCGCATCGAGGACACGCTGGTTGTCGGCGCGCAGACGCCCGACCTGCTTACCCGGTTCCCGAAGGAACTCCAGATCGTCTGA
- the nusB gene encoding transcription antitermination factor NusB → MADKVGKSRGRHAARKRAVDLLFEAEARGITPSEVADSRTLLANSKADIEPLNPYTVTVARGVTEHRAHLDDLISTHLQGWTLERLPAVDRAILRVAVWELLHAEDVPEPVAVDEAVELAKELSTDDSPGFVNGILGQVMLVTPQIRAAAQAVRGDS, encoded by the coding sequence ATGGCTGACAAGGTCGGCAAATCGCGCGGCAGGCACGCCGCCCGCAAGCGCGCGGTGGACCTGCTGTTCGAGGCGGAGGCCCGCGGCATCACGCCGTCCGAGGTCGCCGATTCGCGGACGCTGCTGGCCAACTCGAAGGCCGACATCGAACCGCTGAACCCCTACACCGTGACGGTGGCGCGCGGGGTCACCGAGCACCGCGCCCATCTCGACGACTTGATCAGCACCCATCTCCAGGGCTGGACGCTGGAACGGTTGCCCGCCGTGGATCGCGCCATCCTGCGGGTGGCGGTCTGGGAACTGCTGCACGCCGAGGACGTCCCCGAGCCGGTGGCCGTGGACGAGGCGGTGGAACTGGCCAAGGAGCTGTCCACCGATGACTCACCGGGCTTCGTCAACGGGATCCTGGGACAGGTCATGCTGGTGACGCCGCAGATCCGGGCGGCCGCGCAGGCTGTTCGGGGCGACTCCTAA
- a CDS encoding glycosyltransferase family 39 protein: protein MTAASERPGRGRTVLTLTTAPVAAPAARRPDALLLAIAATLISLIGSGRPSLWVDESATVSATARPLPELWALVQHTDAVHGLYYLLMHVWSAWVPATEFWLRVPSALLVGAAAAGVVVLAREFVGRPEAIAAGVVFAVLPRTTWAGIEARPYALTMACAVWLTVLLIVAARRSSPGWWMAYAAALWISVCTNLFLVLLLAAHAVLLCGLAPGRRSLAAWAAASGAATVAAVPLLSMAIGQQAQVSWIWPLGPATAGQIFAEQYFPSVYSDGLRAVGPDQQQFTAEQFAVALGAWARVAPLICVLVTLAVVLIWRRVRTPVPPAHPDRRLLVTVCATWVLLPTAAVIAYSALIRPLYQPHYLTFTTPAAALLIGVGVVSIGRSPRAVAVILAVIAAAALPNYLAQRSPFAKYGSDYSQVADLLAAQAAPGDCLVLDATLSESAVRGIEGARRWRVDGLVDVGVDETALQRKSLFASRDPAARAVPLCPAVWTVSDAHAEPSPDTVVAEEWTFNQTRVVKAAEPG from the coding sequence ATGACGGCGGCCAGCGAGCGGCCCGGCCGGGGCCGGACAGTCCTGACCCTGACCACGGCCCCCGTCGCCGCCCCCGCTGCCCGCCGCCCGGATGCCCTGCTGCTGGCCATCGCCGCCACCCTGATCAGCCTGATCGGCAGCGGGCGTCCGTCACTGTGGGTGGACGAGTCGGCCACCGTCTCGGCGACCGCTCGGCCGCTGCCCGAGCTGTGGGCGCTGGTGCAGCACACCGATGCCGTGCACGGCCTGTACTACCTGCTGATGCACGTGTGGTCGGCGTGGGTGCCGGCCACCGAGTTCTGGTTGCGCGTGCCCAGCGCGCTGCTGGTGGGTGCCGCGGCCGCCGGGGTGGTGGTGTTGGCCCGCGAGTTCGTCGGCCGGCCCGAGGCGATCGCCGCGGGGGTGGTGTTCGCGGTCCTGCCCCGAACCACCTGGGCCGGCATCGAGGCCCGGCCCTACGCCCTGACCATGGCCTGCGCGGTGTGGCTGACGGTGCTGCTGATCGTGGCCGCGCGGCGCAGCAGCCCCGGCTGGTGGATGGCGTACGCGGCGGCGCTGTGGATCTCGGTGTGCACCAACCTGTTCCTGGTGCTGCTGCTCGCCGCACACGCTGTCCTGCTGTGCGGGCTGGCTCCCGGCCGGCGGTCGCTGGCCGCGTGGGCAGCGGCAAGTGGCGCGGCGACGGTGGCCGCGGTGCCGCTGCTGTCGATGGCGATCGGGCAGCAGGCCCAGGTCAGTTGGATCTGGCCACTGGGCCCGGCCACGGCGGGACAGATCTTCGCCGAGCAGTACTTCCCGTCGGTGTACTCCGACGGCCTGCGGGCGGTGGGGCCCGACCAGCAGCAGTTCACCGCCGAGCAGTTCGCGGTGGCGCTCGGTGCCTGGGCCAGGGTGGCACCACTGATCTGTGTGCTGGTGACCCTGGCCGTGGTGCTGATCTGGCGGCGCGTGCGTACCCCGGTGCCGCCGGCGCACCCCGATCGGCGGCTGCTGGTCACGGTGTGCGCGACCTGGGTGCTGCTACCGACGGCGGCGGTGATCGCGTATTCGGCACTGATCCGCCCGCTGTACCAGCCCCACTATCTGACCTTCACCACTCCGGCCGCGGCGCTGCTGATCGGTGTGGGCGTGGTTTCGATAGGACGCAGCCCCCGGGCGGTGGCCGTGATCCTCGCGGTGATCGCGGCGGCAGCGCTGCCCAACTACCTGGCGCAGCGCTCGCCGTTCGCCAAGTACGGCTCGGACTACAGCCAGGTCGCCGACCTGCTCGCAGCGCAGGCGGCGCCTGGTGACTGCCTGGTACTGGACGCCACCCTGAGTGAATCGGCCGTCCGTGGCATCGAGGGTGCGCGCCGGTGGCGCGTCGACGGACTCGTCGACGTCGGGGTCGACGAAACTGCGCTGCAACGGAAATCGCTGTTCGCCTCCCGCGACCCGGCGGCCCGGGCCGTGCCGCTGTGTCCCGCGGTGTGGACGGTCAGCGACGCGCACGCCGAGCCGTCGCCCGACACCGTCGTGGCAGAGGAGTGGACCTTCAACCAGACTCGCGTGGTCAAGGCCGCGGAGCCCGGGTGA